In one Arachis duranensis cultivar V14167 chromosome 9, aradu.V14167.gnm2.J7QH, whole genome shotgun sequence genomic region, the following are encoded:
- the LOC107467760 gene encoding serine decarboxylase 1-like — protein MALTPPPHTTTEEEQRHNNNNRCHMNLAISPNCTGEPQANLSAVINHYLHTLNHFNLRNLGYPTNQNFNYDALAPLLQFHLNNAGDPFVGSSFRLNSTSFEVSVLDWFANLWDIQKNKYWGYVTTGGTEANLHAILVGREQFPDGVLYTSEDSHYSIFKIARLCRMQCVKVRTLISGEIDCADLKASLLHHKDRPAIINLNIGTTMKGAIDDIDLIIKTLEESGFSRDRFYIHCDAALFGIMLPFLKTASKIISFKKAIGSVSVSGHKFLGCPIPCGVVITRSEYMNSSSRDVEIIGSRDATITGSRCGHAPIFLWYAIKKKGSIGIQNEVENCIANARYLHNRLSDAGIGAMLNEHSNIVVFERPLDHQFSRRWNLACQENIAHVVVMQHITIQMLDSFVTEFLHKRSFSYGSFQPLCIAEKVGAANCSCSMHNLIS, from the exons ATGGCATTGACTCCACCACCTCATACAACAACAGAAGAGGAACAACGacacaataacaataataggtGCCACATGAACCTCGCTATCTCCCCTAACTGCACCGGGGAGCCACAAGCAAATTTGAGTGCTGTCATTAATCACTATCTCCACACTCTAAATCACTTCAACTTGCGCAACTTGG GGTACCCCACGAATCAGAATTTCAACTACGATGCATTGGCACCATTGCTACAATTTCACCTAAACAATGCAGGTGATCCATTTGTTGGGAGCAGCTTCCGTCTAAATTCAACATCATTTGAAGTTAGTGTTCTTGATTGGTTCGCTAATTTGTGGGACATACAAAAGAATAAGTATTGGGGATACGTCACTACTGGTGGAACTGAGGCCAATCTTCACGCCATTTTAGTAGG GAGAGAACAATTTCCTGATGGGGTTCTATATACTTCAGAAGATTCACattattcaatatttaaaatagCAAGACTATGTCGAATGCAATGTGTCAAAGTTAGAACTCTTATCTCCGGTGAGATTGACTGTGCTGATCTAAAAGCTTCACTACTTCATCACAAGGACAGGCCAGCCATCATCAATCTTAACATAG GTACAACAATGAAAGGAGCTATTGATGACATTGATCTTATAATAAAAACACTTGAAGAAAGTGGTTTCAGTCGTGATAGATTCTACATTCATTGTGATGCAGCTCTATTTGGAATCATGCTCCCTTTTCTCAAAACA GCATCAAAGATAATAAGTTTCAAGAAAGCCATTGGAAGTGTGAGTGTTTCAGGGCATAAATTTTTGGGATGTCCAATTCCCTGTGGGGTTGTAATAACGCGTTCAGAATACATGAATTCGTCATCAAGGGATGTTGAAATCATTGGTTCAAGGGATGCAACAATCACAGGTAGTCGATGTGGACATGCTCCAATCTTCCTTTGGTATGCTATAAAAAAGAAAGGTTCAATAGGGATTCAAAACGAAGTGGAAAATTGCATAGCGAATGCACGTTACTTGCATAATCGACTAAGTGATGCTGGAATTGGTGCAATGTTAAATGAGCATAGCAACATTGTTGTGTTTGAGAGGCCTCTTGATCATCAATTTAGCCGTAGGTGGAACTTGGCATGCCAAGAGAACATTGCACACGTGGTGGTCATGCAACATATTACCATTCAAATGTTGGATTCTTTTGTTACTGAGTTTCTTCATAAACGATCATTTTCTTATGGCTCTTTTCAGCCTTTATGCATCGCAGAAAAAGTTGGCGCTGCAAATTGTTCTTGCTCAATGCACAATTTGATATCTTGa
- the LOC107467759 gene encoding uncharacterized protein LOC107467759, with protein sequence MESSWNNDISSFRDSLKEWNTNVFGDILKKKKKIIRRFQGITNTLDQGNNNFLEKLRGQIWKEYQDILTQEEILYYQKSRSKWLEFGNRNTKFFHGSTMIRRRKNKINLLHNDMDNPISDPNILESMTLNFFADFYKDNNLDFPFVLRGEFPILCDEDISIIGKNILHEEIKHAVFGMGGFKAPGRDNFQVIFFQSQWEKVKNDLCLLIGDIF encoded by the coding sequence ATGGAAAGTTCATGGAACAATGATATCTCATCATTTAGAGACTCTCTCAAAGAATGGAATACCAATGTCTTCGGAGAtattttaaagaagaaaaagaagatcaTTAGGAGGTTTCAAGGCATTACCAACACCTTGGATCAGGGGAATAATAATTTCTTAGAAAAGCTTAGAGGTCAAATTTGGAAGGAGTACCAGGATATCTTAACCCAAGAAGAAATTTTGTATTACCAAAAGTCAAGGAGTAAATGGCTTGAATTCGGGAATCGAAACACTAAGTTCTTCCATGGTTCAACTATGATCAGAAGaaggaagaacaaaataaaCTTGCTCCACAATGACATGGATAATCCCATTTCTGACCCCAATATTCTGGAAAGTATGACTCTTAATTTCTTTGCTGATTTTTATAAAGATAATAACCTCGACTTTCCTTTTGTACTGCGAGGTGAGTTTCCCATTCTCTGTGATGAGGATATCTCGATCATTGGTAAAAATATCTTGCATGAAGAAATCAAACATGCTGTTTTTGGTATGGGAGGTTTCAAAGCACCTGGCAGAGACAATTTTCAAGTTATTTTCTTCCAAAGCCAGTGGGAGaaagtgaaaaatgatttatgCCTTCTTATTGGTGATATTTTCTAG